Proteins encoded within one genomic window of Prosthecobacter fusiformis:
- a CDS encoding DUF1552 domain-containing protein — translation MKNVNFNFGARLSRRALLRGAGVSLGLPFLDAMTPAFSAAADTKNAKRFVGISLALGLHNPNLVPEGQGRNYTPSRYLKQLSDLRNDFTIVSGSSHPGVTGGHTAEGSIFSGCPNLRGATSRNTISLDQLMAKHLGHETRFPSMVLSTANQTSPSYTENGSMIPAENNAVRLFTKLFVNDTPAEQDRQAELIRRGHSVMDVVGAEARALQREVGAGDRDKLDAWFTSVRELEQRLVANEEWIRLPKPAVSMKPPTQIPRDNEAAVERIFLDIIHLALATDSTRFVTLHVTGNNVSGIEGVDESYHGLSHHGMDEEKLAQLSRVEEALIGEWGQFLRKLKTDSLLDETMVLMTSNLGNASSHDNKNMPVMLAGGGFRHGQHLAFDQKNNYPLPNLYLSTLQRLGLEEDKFATSTSTMTGLESV, via the coding sequence ATGAAAAACGTGAACTTTAACTTCGGTGCCCGGCTCTCTCGGCGCGCATTGCTGCGCGGTGCGGGTGTGTCACTCGGTCTGCCGTTTCTGGATGCCATGACCCCCGCTTTTTCAGCGGCGGCGGATACTAAAAATGCCAAGCGCTTTGTCGGCATCAGCCTGGCCCTGGGCCTGCATAATCCGAACCTTGTTCCAGAAGGTCAGGGCCGGAATTACACCCCTTCACGTTATCTGAAGCAGCTCAGCGATTTGCGCAATGATTTCACCATCGTCTCCGGCTCTTCGCATCCGGGCGTGACCGGTGGCCACACGGCTGAAGGCAGCATCTTTTCCGGTTGTCCAAACCTGCGCGGCGCCACCTCCCGCAACACCATTTCACTGGACCAGCTCATGGCCAAGCACCTCGGTCACGAGACGCGCTTTCCCTCCATGGTCCTCAGTACGGCTAACCAGACCAGCCCTTCCTACACTGAGAACGGCTCTATGATTCCGGCGGAAAACAATGCCGTCCGTCTCTTCACTAAACTTTTTGTTAACGACACACCGGCAGAGCAGGACCGCCAAGCCGAGCTGATCCGCCGTGGGCACAGCGTCATGGATGTCGTCGGTGCTGAGGCCCGCGCCCTTCAGCGTGAAGTCGGTGCCGGAGACAGAGACAAGCTGGACGCCTGGTTCACCAGCGTGCGTGAGCTGGAGCAGCGCCTCGTGGCCAATGAAGAGTGGATCCGTCTGCCCAAACCTGCCGTCTCCATGAAACCACCCACTCAGATCCCACGCGACAACGAAGCCGCTGTGGAGCGTATTTTCCTGGACATCATTCATCTGGCTCTGGCCACCGACTCCACCCGTTTTGTCACTCTGCATGTCACCGGGAACAATGTCTCCGGCATCGAAGGTGTGGATGAGAGTTATCACGGCCTCAGCCACCATGGCATGGACGAGGAAAAACTCGCCCAGCTCTCCCGCGTGGAGGAGGCTCTCATCGGTGAATGGGGCCAGTTCCTGCGCAAGCTGAAGACGGACAGTTTGCTGGATGAAACCATGGTGCTGATGACCTCCAACCTGGGCAATGCTTCTTCTCACGACAACAAGAACATGCCAGTCATGCTCGCGGGCGGTGGGTTCCGTCACGGGCAGCATCTCGCCTTCGACCAGAAGAATAACTACCCGCTGCCAAATCTCTACCTCAGCACTCTTCAGCGCCTGGGTCTGGAGGAAGATAAATTTGCCACCAGCACCTCCACCATGACGGGGCTGGAGTCCGTATAA
- a CDS encoding DUF1592 domain-containing protein, which produces MKFPPLSLSLLLASLATSPALAAVPQPVAAFLDQHCTECHDSDVKKAGLDLTDLKFDLADADAALKWQRIFERVHTGEMPPAKNTQPTKTEAELFLASLGKPLIQADEQDIASNGRVRSRRLTRTEYEHTLHDLLGIDLPLKDLLPAERGAHGFETVAEAQQLSQHQLARYLDVADLALTEAFKRALDGDTVFKKFCPPEELPINDRGNFRGPELRKGESVSWPMTLQFVGRMPVTAAPADGWYRITLKDVRALNAGPVGSVWGTLRSGRCISSIPMLYMIGLVEATKQPRDLVFEAWMYEGNMLELKPNDATLRRVAPGGKGGNVSYKGRDLVKDGFSGIAHRGIHMERIYPTADRATVRRHLLGQGDFKKLEADKTASLDRLVAQFARRAFRRPLKASQLAAYSNIGHQMLAEGASLTEGLRASYRAILCSPRFLTLIEAPGALDDYAIASRLSYALWVSMPDSQLMKLAAAGEMKKPEVIAQQVDRLLNDPKSGRFIRSFTDQWLKLKEIDFTSPDTRQFSTFDPVVQESMVQETRAYFREVVSNDLSITHLVDSDFAMLNGRLARHYGSKEPLPPGQGLQKVMLSQSDLKGRGGLVTQGSILKVTADGTHTSPVVRGVFINERILGTHIPPPPPGIPAIEPDIRGATSIRDQLEKHRSNSSCASCHMTIDPPGFALENYDPVGIWRKGYGKSGKGAPVNPSGVTPDGDAFADLQAWKQIYTRRSDELAAGFARQFITYSTGASVRFSEKDTVDEIVTQAGKSGHGLRSIISAVVTSPVFLHK; this is translated from the coding sequence ATGAAATTCCCCCCCCTTAGCCTGTCTCTCCTTTTAGCCTCGCTGGCAACCAGTCCCGCCTTGGCCGCAGTTCCGCAGCCAGTCGCAGCGTTTCTCGACCAGCACTGCACTGAATGCCATGATTCAGATGTGAAAAAAGCGGGTCTTGATCTCACAGACCTCAAATTTGATCTGGCCGATGCGGATGCCGCTCTGAAGTGGCAGCGCATCTTTGAGCGGGTGCATACTGGCGAAATGCCTCCGGCCAAAAACACCCAGCCTACCAAAACAGAGGCTGAGCTTTTCCTGGCCAGTCTTGGGAAACCGCTCATCCAGGCAGATGAACAGGACATCGCCAGCAATGGGCGCGTCCGCAGCCGCCGCCTGACCCGCACAGAATACGAGCATACCCTGCACGATCTCCTCGGCATTGACCTGCCGCTCAAAGACCTTCTGCCTGCGGAGCGCGGAGCTCATGGATTCGAGACCGTCGCGGAGGCCCAGCAGCTTTCCCAGCATCAACTGGCACGTTACCTGGATGTGGCCGATCTGGCCCTGACGGAAGCATTCAAGCGGGCCCTCGATGGCGACACCGTTTTCAAGAAATTTTGTCCTCCTGAAGAACTTCCCATCAATGACCGGGGCAATTTTCGCGGACCTGAACTGAGGAAAGGGGAGAGCGTGTCCTGGCCCATGACCTTGCAGTTCGTTGGGCGGATGCCTGTCACAGCCGCCCCGGCGGACGGCTGGTACCGCATCACCTTGAAGGATGTCCGCGCGCTGAATGCGGGTCCTGTCGGCAGTGTTTGGGGCACCCTTCGCTCGGGCCGCTGCATCTCTTCCATTCCCATGCTTTACATGATTGGTCTTGTGGAGGCGACAAAGCAGCCTCGTGACCTCGTCTTTGAAGCCTGGATGTATGAAGGCAACATGCTCGAACTCAAGCCGAATGATGCCACCCTGCGCCGCGTCGCCCCTGGCGGAAAAGGTGGCAATGTTTCGTATAAAGGCCGAGATCTGGTGAAAGACGGTTTCTCTGGCATCGCCCATCGCGGTATTCACATGGAGCGAATTTATCCCACGGCGGATCGGGCCACGGTGCGCCGACATCTGCTAGGACAGGGAGACTTCAAAAAATTGGAGGCGGATAAAACGGCATCGTTGGACCGTCTCGTGGCCCAGTTTGCCCGCAGGGCCTTCCGCCGCCCGTTGAAAGCCTCGCAACTGGCCGCTTACAGCAACATCGGCCACCAGATGCTCGCCGAAGGAGCTTCTCTTACAGAGGGGCTACGGGCCAGTTACCGGGCCATTCTTTGCTCCCCACGCTTTCTGACTCTCATTGAGGCTCCCGGTGCGCTGGATGATTACGCCATCGCTTCCCGCCTCAGTTATGCCCTGTGGGTTTCCATGCCGGATTCCCAGCTCATGAAACTGGCCGCAGCCGGTGAAATGAAAAAGCCCGAAGTCATTGCCCAGCAGGTTGACCGCCTCCTGAATGATCCGAAATCTGGCCGCTTCATCCGCAGTTTCACCGACCAGTGGCTGAAGCTTAAGGAGATTGATTTCACCTCTCCAGATACCCGTCAGTTTTCCACCTTTGACCCCGTCGTCCAGGAATCCATGGTCCAGGAGACACGGGCTTATTTCCGTGAAGTAGTTTCCAATGATCTCAGTATCACCCATTTAGTGGACTCCGACTTCGCCATGCTGAACGGCCGTCTTGCCCGTCATTATGGCAGTAAAGAGCCACTTCCTCCCGGCCAGGGCCTGCAAAAGGTCATGCTCAGTCAGTCGGACCTGAAGGGACGCGGCGGCCTCGTCACTCAGGGGTCCATCCTCAAAGTCACGGCCGATGGTACCCATACCTCTCCCGTTGTGCGCGGAGTCTTCATCAATGAGCGCATTTTGGGTACTCACATCCCGCCTCCACCACCGGGTATTCCCGCCATTGAGCCGGACATTCGCGGAGCCACTTCCATCCGCGACCAGTTGGAAAAACATCGGAGCAATTCCTCCTGCGCTTCTTGCCACATGACCATTGATCCCCCCGGCTTCGCCTTGGAGAACTATGATCCTGTGGGCATCTGGCGGAAAGGGTATGGAAAGAGCGGCAAGGGAGCACCGGTGAATCCTTCCGGCGTCACGCCAGATGGAGATGCTTTTGCGGATCTCCAGGCTTGGAAGCAGATTTATACCCGCCGCAGTGACGAGCTCGCCGCCGGGTTTGCCCGCCAGTTCATCACCTATTCCACCGGTGCCAGCGTTCGTTTTAGCGAAAAGGATACCGTGGATGAAATCGTCACCCAGGCTGGAAAATCCGGCCACGGCCTTCGTTCTATTATAAGTGCGGTTGTCACTAGTCCGGTGTTTCTGCACAAATAA
- a CDS encoding prenyltransferase/squalene oxidase repeat-containing protein, whose protein sequence is MPLFSAQKASFLLVLTASFHAAGLQGQAPRPEIISPQVKSAVDKGLTWLLKQQQPSGYFSEQKTDKKPQRGDMPSHSGAMTALAIMGLASVGHLPGDPTPEGQAAQKALRYIVDNVQPDENGYLGRSDRSRMYGHGIMTLMLTEMLGMSPDEETDKKVRSMTEKAIKLIIRAQQVPKSEANRGGWRYEPASSDSDISVSVWQLMSLRAAKNSGIEVPKEAIDNGIAYIKRSYRGERDSNGNLKQLEAAFSYEPYGGRQTFSTTSAGLLSLQVAGQYDAPEVLGSSNWLLKFPPEVNEPWFYYGCYYYAQGMYQRGGDHAATARQKTEQMLVGAQSAEGSWHPKNGNEKSAGPVYATSLALLSLSVYHHFLPIYQK, encoded by the coding sequence ATGCCCCTTTTTTCTGCCCAAAAAGCCAGTTTTTTACTGGTTCTCACCGCAAGTTTTCACGCGGCAGGATTGCAGGGTCAGGCTCCCCGGCCGGAAATCATCTCCCCTCAGGTGAAGTCCGCCGTGGACAAGGGACTCACCTGGCTGCTGAAGCAGCAGCAGCCTTCCGGTTATTTTTCTGAGCAAAAGACCGATAAAAAACCTCAGCGGGGGGACATGCCCAGCCACAGCGGTGCCATGACCGCCCTGGCCATCATGGGGCTGGCCTCCGTCGGCCATCTCCCTGGGGACCCCACTCCTGAAGGGCAGGCTGCACAGAAAGCGCTCCGTTACATCGTGGACAATGTGCAGCCCGATGAAAACGGCTACCTGGGGCGCAGTGACCGCAGCCGCATGTACGGGCACGGCATCATGACCCTCATGCTGACCGAAATGCTCGGCATGTCCCCGGATGAAGAGACGGATAAAAAAGTGCGCTCCATGACTGAAAAGGCCATCAAGCTGATCATTCGTGCCCAGCAGGTGCCTAAAAGTGAAGCCAATCGGGGCGGCTGGCGTTATGAACCAGCCAGCAGTGACAGTGACATCAGCGTCAGCGTCTGGCAGCTCATGTCCCTGCGTGCGGCGAAGAACAGCGGCATCGAGGTGCCCAAGGAGGCCATTGATAATGGCATCGCCTATATCAAACGCAGCTATCGGGGGGAGCGGGACAGCAACGGCAACCTGAAGCAACTCGAGGCAGCCTTCAGTTACGAGCCTTACGGGGGACGCCAGACTTTCTCAACCACCTCAGCCGGTCTGCTGTCCCTTCAGGTTGCCGGTCAGTATGATGCTCCAGAGGTGCTAGGCTCCTCCAACTGGTTGCTGAAATTCCCGCCGGAGGTCAATGAACCCTGGTTTTACTACGGGTGCTATTATTACGCCCAGGGCATGTATCAGCGGGGCGGCGACCACGCAGCCACGGCCCGCCAGAAGACCGAGCAGATGCTCGTCGGTGCCCAGAGTGCCGAAGGCTCCTGGCACCCCAAGAATGGCAACGAAAAAAGTGCGGGTCCTGTTTACGCCACCTCGCTGGCGCTGCTGAGCCTGAGTGTGTACCACCACTTTCTGCCCATTTATCAAAAATGA
- a CDS encoding SWIB/MDM2 domain-containing protein, translated as MAKTEPTKTPRKPNPALMKPVQPDEVLAAVVGSTPLSRGELTKKVWDYIKAKGLQDEKKKTLINADEALKKVFGGKAQVTMFEMTKLISGHVK; from the coding sequence ATGGCTAAAACCGAACCTACCAAAACACCTCGCAAACCGAATCCAGCCCTGATGAAACCCGTCCAGCCGGATGAGGTTCTGGCGGCTGTCGTCGGGTCCACACCCCTCTCCCGTGGTGAGCTCACCAAGAAGGTGTGGGATTACATCAAGGCCAAGGGCCTGCAGGACGAAAAGAAGAAGACGCTGATCAACGCTGACGAAGCGCTGAAGAAGGTCTTCGGTGGCAAAGCCCAGGTGACCATGTTTGAGATGACGAAGCTCATCTCCGGTCACGTGAAGTAA
- a CDS encoding GIY-YIG nuclease family protein — translation MPDPSTSVEAPAKPWCLYVLRCRDGSLYCGITNDLYRRLEMHREGKGAKYTRGRGPLWLLGSWCHADMSAALKAERVFKALGRVQKEKWLEANLQPS, via the coding sequence ATGCCCGATCCGTCCACGTCTGTCGAAGCCCCAGCCAAGCCCTGGTGCCTCTATGTGCTGCGCTGTCGGGACGGCAGTCTGTATTGTGGGATCACCAATGACCTGTACCGGCGGCTGGAGATGCACCGGGAAGGGAAGGGGGCCAAATACACACGAGGCCGGGGGCCGCTGTGGCTGCTCGGCTCCTGGTGCCATGCAGACATGTCTGCGGCGCTGAAGGCGGAGCGGGTCTTCAAAGCGCTCGGCCGTGTGCAAAAAGAAAAATGGCTGGAGGCGAACCTCCAGCCATCCTAA
- a CDS encoding efflux RND transporter permease subunit, producing MISWFARNHVAANLLMIGAMIAGVWTLLSDRIPLEVFPDMPSRMISVTVPYPASAPEEVEESIVLKIEEAIQQVGSIKHINSTASSSGGTVVIEVEEGKDPREVLDDIKIRVDAIPNLPELAEKPTIQLDDNFHSVITVAVAADMAEADLRRLGEQIRDEISALPGITHAGLSGVRPYEIGIEIPESTLRKYGLNLERVSQAIRSSALDLPAGVVQTEAGDVSIRTRGRAYTGEDYANVVILTRPDGTKLTLGEIAMIQDGFNENPLLARLNGKRCVVVNVMREGGQNAIRIAESVKEYIATAQQRMPDGVQIEFWNDRSKIVKGRISLLIQNAQSSLILVFICVGLFLRLDAVFWVAVGMVASFLGAIALMPFFDIAINLSSLFGFILVLGIVVDDAIVISEHVDTLRQRGMSPLDAAIQGTKEMAIPITFGVLTTVIAFLPMAFGASDFLMMFKPIAIVFILVMLIALVETKIVLPSHLAHPVPGLSGASDILGPVHRFSERNLRKFVDYVYRPALRWCVYHRYTALAGCFGGLIVLCGFFFSGRILWIFFPRVQSERIEAKLTMLDGTPFEVTDAHIQRMYEIAEQMRKEYVGPDGKPVIRAILATTGTTRLTWGSGGSTGSSHVGEINMETYGPEERSLKVNTVDMAADWRERIGTIVGAEELNFRAEIIRSGDPVDIQLTGTDPDELLDISDQIKAHLATYSGVFDITDSLDSGRNEIQLRLKPEAQSFGVTVSDLARQVRQAFYGDEVQRIQRGRNEVKVMLRYPKEDRKSLATLETMRVRTASGLEIPFSRVAEAKVGKSFTNIKRVDRRRAMNITADVNKSTTDPAKVRADAEVFVRQLMATHPHIQWSFEGEARAQREGADAGKWALAIILLGMYAMMAIPFKSYTQPFIVMLVVPFGIVGAVLGHLFHDMPVSSMSVCGMLAVTGVIVNDTLVLVDRINQLREETGDLKYAVQEGGRSRFRAIFLTQITTFVGLMPLMFEFGSLIENSPPGISHMLVWIFGDNRAAQATSAQFLTPVSVSMGYGSLFATVITLFLVPLCYLAVDDLGKLLNRLLGRKPQPMPVNAEAAAI from the coding sequence ATGATCTCCTGGTTTGCCCGCAACCACGTCGCCGCCAATCTCCTCATGATCGGGGCGATGATTGCTGGCGTGTGGACTCTCCTTTCTGACCGCATCCCACTGGAAGTCTTTCCAGACATGCCCTCCCGGATGATCTCAGTCACGGTGCCCTACCCGGCCTCAGCACCGGAAGAGGTGGAGGAAAGCATCGTGCTGAAGATTGAGGAGGCCATCCAGCAGGTGGGCAGCATCAAGCACATCAATTCCACGGCCTCCTCCAGCGGCGGCACCGTCGTCATTGAAGTGGAGGAAGGCAAAGATCCCCGGGAGGTGTTGGATGACATCAAAATCCGTGTCGATGCCATTCCTAACCTGCCTGAACTGGCGGAAAAACCGACCATCCAGCTCGATGATAACTTTCACTCCGTGATCACCGTGGCCGTCGCCGCAGACATGGCTGAGGCAGATTTACGCAGGTTAGGTGAGCAAATCCGGGATGAAATCTCGGCCCTACCGGGCATCACCCATGCAGGCCTTTCTGGCGTGCGGCCTTATGAGATCGGCATCGAGATCCCAGAATCCACCTTGCGCAAATACGGCCTGAATCTGGAGCGCGTCAGCCAGGCCATTCGCAGCAGTGCACTGGACCTGCCAGCAGGCGTGGTTCAGACGGAGGCGGGAGATGTTTCCATTCGCACACGCGGTCGTGCTTATACCGGCGAGGACTATGCCAATGTGGTCATCCTTACCCGGCCTGACGGCACCAAGCTGACGCTGGGGGAGATTGCCATGATCCAGGACGGCTTTAACGAAAATCCGCTCTTGGCCCGGCTGAATGGCAAACGCTGTGTGGTGGTCAATGTGATGCGTGAGGGAGGCCAAAACGCCATCCGCATTGCTGAATCGGTCAAAGAATACATCGCTACGGCGCAACAACGAATGCCTGACGGTGTGCAGATCGAATTTTGGAATGACCGCTCCAAAATCGTCAAAGGCCGCATCAGTTTGTTGATTCAAAATGCGCAGAGCAGCCTCATCCTGGTATTCATTTGTGTGGGCCTTTTCCTCCGCCTGGATGCTGTGTTTTGGGTCGCGGTGGGTATGGTGGCCAGCTTCCTCGGAGCCATTGCTTTGATGCCGTTTTTTGATATCGCTATCAATCTATCTTCCCTCTTTGGATTCATCCTCGTTCTGGGGATTGTCGTGGATGATGCCATCGTGATATCCGAGCATGTGGATACTTTGCGGCAGCGCGGCATGTCCCCCCTGGATGCCGCCATACAGGGCACCAAGGAAATGGCCATTCCCATCACTTTCGGGGTGCTCACCACCGTCATCGCGTTCCTGCCCATGGCCTTTGGCGCGAGCGACTTCCTGATGATGTTCAAGCCCATCGCCATTGTTTTCATCCTGGTGATGCTCATCGCTCTGGTGGAGACTAAAATTGTCCTGCCCTCGCATCTGGCGCATCCTGTTCCAGGGCTTAGCGGTGCATCGGATATCCTGGGGCCTGTACACCGTTTTTCGGAGCGGAACCTGCGCAAGTTTGTGGACTATGTGTACCGTCCCGCCCTGCGTTGGTGTGTGTATCATCGCTATACGGCCTTGGCGGGCTGCTTCGGTGGATTGATCGTCCTTTGCGGCTTCTTTTTCAGTGGGCGCATTCTCTGGATCTTTTTTCCCCGTGTGCAGAGTGAGCGCATCGAGGCCAAGCTGACCATGCTGGACGGCACGCCCTTTGAGGTCACGGATGCTCACATCCAGCGCATGTATGAAATCGCCGAGCAGATGCGCAAAGAATACGTCGGCCCGGATGGCAAGCCCGTCATCCGCGCCATTCTGGCCACCACGGGCACCACTCGTCTGACCTGGGGCAGCGGCGGCAGCACCGGCAGCTCTCATGTGGGGGAGATCAACATGGAAACTTATGGCCCCGAGGAGCGCAGTCTGAAGGTCAATACCGTGGACATGGCGGCCGACTGGCGGGAGCGCATCGGCACCATCGTTGGGGCTGAGGAACTGAACTTTCGCGCGGAGATCATCCGCAGTGGTGACCCTGTGGACATCCAGTTGACCGGCACGGATCCCGATGAACTTCTGGACATCTCCGACCAGATCAAAGCGCATCTGGCCACTTACTCAGGCGTCTTTGACATCACCGATTCCCTGGACAGCGGGCGCAATGAAATCCAGCTTCGTTTGAAACCCGAGGCACAGTCCTTCGGCGTGACCGTCAGCGATCTCGCCCGGCAAGTGCGCCAGGCCTTTTATGGCGATGAAGTCCAGCGTATCCAGCGTGGGCGCAATGAGGTGAAGGTGATGCTGCGTTATCCTAAAGAGGATCGTAAAAGCCTGGCCACCCTGGAGACCATGCGGGTGCGGACCGCGTCTGGCCTGGAGATCCCTTTCTCACGTGTGGCGGAGGCCAAGGTTGGGAAAAGCTTCACCAACATCAAACGTGTGGACCGCCGCCGGGCGATGAACATCACCGCCGATGTGAACAAATCCACGACAGACCCTGCCAAGGTTCGTGCCGATGCGGAGGTCTTTGTCCGCCAGTTGATGGCCACCCATCCGCATATCCAGTGGAGCTTTGAGGGGGAGGCGCGGGCCCAGCGTGAAGGGGCAGATGCGGGTAAGTGGGCCTTGGCGATCATTTTGTTAGGCATGTATGCGATGATGGCCATTCCTTTCAAGAGCTACACCCAGCCCTTCATCGTCATGCTTGTGGTGCCCTTCGGCATCGTTGGGGCCGTGCTTGGCCATCTGTTCCATGACATGCCGGTCAGCAGCATGAGCGTCTGCGGCATGCTGGCGGTGACCGGGGTGATCGTGAATGATACCCTGGTGCTCGTGGACCGCATCAACCAGCTCCGGGAAGAAACAGGGGACCTCAAATACGCCGTGCAGGAAGGTGGCCGCAGCCGCTTCCGCGCCATCTTCCTCACCCAGATCACCACCTTTGTCGGCCTCATGCCGCTGATGTTTGAGTTCGGCAGCCTGATTGAGAATTCACCTCCTGGCATCAGCCACATGCTGGTGTGGATCTTTGGTGACAACCGTGCTGCCCAGGCCACCAGCGCCCAGTTCCTTACTCCGGTCTCGGTTTCCATGGGCTACGGCAGTTTGTTCGCCACCGTCATCACCCTTTTCCTCGTGCCACTGTGTTATCTGGCCGTGGATGATTTGGGCAAGCTGCTCAACCGCCTCCTGGGACGTAAGCCGCAGCCAATGCCAGTGAATGCGGAGGCCGCCGCCATCTGA